A single window of Flavobacterium sp. 140616W15 DNA harbors:
- the dnaX gene encoding DNA polymerase III subunit gamma/tau, with the protein MEQFVVSARKYRPQTFKDVVGQKAITNTLLNAIESNHLASALLFTGPRGVGKTTCARILARKINQPGYDDPNEDFAFNVFELDAASNNSVDDIRNLIDQVRIPPQTGQYKVYIIDEVHMLSSAAFNAFLKTLEEPPKHAIFILATTEKHKIIPTILSRCQIFDFKRITVKDAKEHLAEVATSQGVVYEDDALHIIAQKADGAMRDALSIFDRVVSYCGTNLTRQAVTENLNVLDYETYISITDFILENKIPELLIAYNDILAKGFDGHHFIAGLASHFRDLLVSKTPSTLSLLEVGEQAQQMYGIQSQKASQEFLLKGIEIANDCDLKYKLSQNQRLLVELSLMQLASINFDGEKKS; encoded by the coding sequence ATGGAACAATTTGTAGTATCGGCTCGTAAATATCGCCCGCAGACATTTAAAGATGTTGTGGGACAAAAAGCGATTACCAACACTTTACTAAATGCCATAGAAAGTAACCACCTTGCTTCGGCACTATTATTTACAGGACCTCGTGGAGTTGGTAAAACAACTTGTGCACGTATTCTTGCACGAAAAATAAACCAGCCCGGTTATGATGATCCTAATGAAGATTTTGCTTTTAATGTTTTTGAACTTGATGCTGCTTCTAACAACTCTGTAGATGATATTCGTAACTTGATTGATCAGGTTCGAATCCCTCCACAAACAGGACAGTATAAAGTATATATTATTGACGAGGTGCATATGTTGTCATCGGCCGCTTTTAATGCTTTTTTGAAAACATTAGAAGAACCGCCTAAACATGCCATCTTTATATTGGCAACAACTGAGAAACATAAAATCATTCCAACGATTTTATCTCGTTGTCAAATTTTTGATTTCAAAAGAATTACCGTTAAAGATGCCAAAGAACACCTAGCTGAAGTGGCAACAAGTCAAGGTGTTGTTTACGAAGACGATGCGTTACATATCATTGCGCAAAAAGCGGATGGTGCAATGCGTGATGCTTTGTCTATTTTTGACCGAGTTGTTTCTTATTGTGGTACCAATTTAACACGTCAGGCTGTTACCGAAAACTTAAACGTTTTAGATTACGAAACTTACATTTCTATCACTGATTTTATCCTTGAAAATAAAATCCCTGAATTATTAATCGCTTACAATGACATCCTTGCCAAAGGCTTTGATGGCCATCATTTTATTGCTGGTTTAGCATCGCATTTTAGAGATTTATTGGTTAGCAAAACTCCTTCTACTTTATCTCTTCTTGAAGTTGGTGAACAGGCTCAACAAATGTATGGGATACAGTCTCAAAAAGCGAGTCAGGAATTTTTACTAAAAGGAATTGAAATTGCTAATGATTGTGATTTAAAATATAAGTTAAGTCAGAATCAGCGACTTTTGGTTGAACTTAGTTTGATGCAATTGGCCTCTATCAACTTTGATGGAGAAAAAAAAAGTTGA
- the ppk1 gene encoding polyphosphate kinase 1, protein MNTVYEQKYIDREKSWLAFNARVLQEAADITVPLLDRLRFLGIFSNNLDEFFRVRFAAIRRLSLSGISGEKYLGGISAQQLVKDITEIVIQQQSESLRILSNIEAELETENIFIITENEITKDQEEYLKNFFIEKLSPELVTIILNDLAEFPVLKDTLGYLAVRLEMNNTGEVRYAVIEIPKTINRFVVLPSHDDKNYIILIDDVIRHNLSSIFTIFDYKSVSAHMIKITRDAQLDIDSDLSKSMLEKIATSVKDRRIGEPVRFIYDQLIEPDTLQFFLEKMKIISTDSIIPGGRYHNRRDYMNFPNLGRHDLLYKRNLPLPIPGLSMEGSILEKIGKKDYLLNAPYQSFSYVTKFLREAALDPKVTSIKITLYRLAKNSQIISSLINAAKNGKKVIVQIELQARFDEASNISYAEQMQMEGIDLIFGIKGLKVHSKICVIERVDEGKTKRYGFISTGNFNESTAKIYTDVTLFTSHQQILKDISKIFEFFDINYRVHRYKHLIVSPHYTRSKFVKLIDREILHALAGRKTYIKLKMNSLSDYKMIDKLYEASNAGVKIQLQVRGICSLIPGIPGMSENIEAISIVDNYLEHSRVYIFGNAGLSEVYISSADFMTRNLDGRVEVTCPIYDQAIKNELIDNFNIAWKGNVKVRFHSYKLDNKYKARNHHAVFRAQLETYKYYQNKVNTIEEVVLKQ, encoded by the coding sequence ATGAATACAGTGTACGAACAAAAATATATAGATAGAGAAAAAAGTTGGCTGGCATTTAACGCAAGAGTATTACAAGAAGCAGCTGATATTACAGTACCACTTTTAGACAGATTACGTTTTTTAGGAATTTTTTCGAATAATTTAGATGAGTTTTTTAGAGTTCGTTTTGCCGCTATCCGAAGATTAAGTCTTTCAGGAATATCAGGCGAAAAATACTTAGGAGGAATATCTGCTCAACAATTAGTTAAGGATATTACTGAAATAGTGATTCAGCAACAATCAGAGAGTTTAAGGATATTAAGCAATATTGAAGCAGAACTTGAAACAGAGAATATTTTTATTATTACCGAAAATGAGATTACAAAAGATCAGGAAGAATATTTAAAGAATTTTTTCATTGAGAAATTAAGTCCAGAATTGGTTACAATCATATTAAATGACTTAGCTGAGTTTCCAGTTTTAAAAGATACCTTAGGTTATTTGGCAGTACGTTTAGAGATGAACAATACTGGAGAAGTTAGATATGCTGTAATCGAAATTCCTAAAACCATAAACAGATTTGTTGTTTTACCTTCTCATGATGATAAAAATTATATTATTCTGATAGATGATGTTATTAGGCATAATTTGAGTAGCATTTTCACCATTTTTGATTACAAGAGTGTCTCTGCACATATGATAAAAATTACTCGTGATGCACAGTTAGATATCGATAGTGATTTGAGTAAAAGTATGCTTGAAAAAATAGCTACATCAGTAAAAGATAGACGAATAGGTGAGCCAGTTCGTTTTATTTACGATCAATTAATTGAGCCAGATACATTACAGTTTTTTCTCGAGAAAATGAAAATCATTTCCACAGATAGTATAATCCCTGGGGGAAGATATCATAATCGACGTGATTATATGAATTTTCCTAATTTAGGAAGACATGATTTGTTATATAAAAGAAATTTACCATTGCCAATTCCAGGACTGAGTATGGAAGGAAGTATATTGGAAAAAATTGGAAAAAAAGATTATTTGCTAAATGCACCCTATCAGTCGTTTTCGTACGTAACTAAGTTTTTACGAGAAGCAGCTTTAGATCCAAAAGTTACATCAATTAAGATTACATTATACCGTTTGGCTAAGAATTCTCAAATAATTAGTTCGTTAATCAATGCCGCTAAAAACGGAAAAAAAGTAATAGTACAAATAGAGCTACAGGCTAGATTTGATGAAGCTTCGAATATTTCGTATGCAGAGCAAATGCAAATGGAAGGAATTGACCTTATTTTTGGAATTAAAGGGCTAAAAGTGCATAGTAAAATATGTGTGATTGAAAGAGTTGATGAAGGAAAAACCAAAAGATATGGATTTATTTCGACAGGTAATTTCAATGAATCAACGGCTAAGATTTATACCGATGTTACATTATTTACAAGTCATCAACAAATTCTAAAAGATATTTCTAAGATATTTGAATTCTTTGACATTAATTACAGAGTGCACCGTTACAAACATTTAATAGTATCGCCACATTACACAAGATCTAAATTTGTAAAATTAATCGACAGAGAGATTCTTCATGCGCTAGCAGGTCGTAAGACATATATAAAGCTTAAAATGAATAGTTTATCGGATTATAAAATGATAGATAAATTATACGAGGCGAGTAATGCAGGGGTGAAAATTCAACTACAAGTAAGAGGGATTTGTTCTTTAATTCCTGGAATTCCTGGAATGAGTGAAAATATAGAAGCAATAAGTATTGTTGATAATTATCTGGAGCATTCAAGAGTTTATATTTTTGGTAATGCAGGATTGAGCGAGGTGTATATATCATCAGCCGATTTTATGACAAGAAATCTAGACGGAAGAGTAGAAGTAACTTGTCCAATTTATGATCAAGCAATTAAAAATGAGTTAATAGATAATTTTAATATTGCTTGGAAAGGAAATGTAAAAGTCCGTTTTCATTCTTATAAATTAGATAATAAATACAAAGCTAGAAACCATCATGCCGTATTTAGAGCACAATTAGAAACATACAAATATTATCAAAACAAAGTAAATACTATAGAAGAAGTTGTTTTAAAACAATAA
- a CDS encoding histidine phosphatase family protein, translated as MKNLILIRHAKSSWEAPLKDFDRPLMKKGIHDAHNVSANISNFLPKTFLMWSSTAARAVETALIFAQNISYPIESIIYKDDLYTFDEKQLEKVIKSCNNTFESVILFGHNEAITNFVNKFGDVFIDNVPTSGFVSLQFEAESWDKIDKGRTQKTIFPKDLK; from the coding sequence ATGAAAAATTTAATATTAATCAGACATGCAAAATCAAGTTGGGAAGCACCTTTGAAAGATTTTGATAGACCTTTGATGAAAAAAGGAATTCATGATGCGCATAACGTTTCAGCTAATATTTCAAATTTTCTGCCTAAGACCTTTTTGATGTGGAGTAGTACCGCTGCAAGGGCCGTAGAAACAGCACTTATTTTTGCACAAAATATTTCATATCCAATAGAAAGTATTATTTACAAAGACGATCTTTATACTTTTGATGAGAAACAATTAGAAAAGGTTATCAAATCGTGTAATAATACTTTCGAAAGTGTTATTCTTTTCGGACATAACGAGGCTATTACAAATTTTGTTAATAAATTTGGGGATGTTTTCATCGACAATGTGCCTACTTCAGGTTTTGTATCATTACAATTTGAAGCAGAAAGTTGGGACAAAATAGATAAAGGCAGAACTCAAAAAACCATTTTCCCTAAAGATTTAAAATGA
- a CDS encoding DNA polymerase III subunit gamma/tau: MEKKKVEQYIIPPTYYRNPTFSITEVKAPVEKKEAPLATHNSTPDTQKPETEAPEKVAEAKPVIPNITKPGVSAFSLSSIRKKKELEAANKSYVKPTTHLPTEDFTETEMLLQWNKYAQRLGEKGFKIMESLLLINDPVLNGTSISIELPNEGSKLDFEKELNGLLGHLRGHLHNHDITINIIVNESFEFKRSLNDQDRYNRLLEINPNIELLRTTFGLDLHT; encoded by the coding sequence ATGGAGAAAAAAAAAGTTGAGCAATACATAATTCCGCCTACTTATTATAGAAATCCTACTTTCTCTATCACAGAAGTTAAAGCTCCTGTCGAAAAGAAAGAAGCACCTCTAGCAACGCATAATTCAACTCCAGATACTCAAAAACCTGAAACTGAAGCTCCAGAAAAAGTAGCTGAAGCTAAACCAGTAATACCAAATATTACAAAGCCAGGTGTTTCAGCATTTTCTTTATCAAGTATTCGTAAGAAAAAAGAATTAGAGGCTGCTAATAAATCTTATGTAAAGCCAACAACTCATTTACCTACTGAGGATTTTACCGAAACAGAAATGTTACTACAATGGAATAAGTATGCACAACGTTTAGGCGAGAAAGGTTTTAAGATAATGGAATCATTATTACTTATAAACGATCCTGTTTTAAACGGCACTTCTATTTCTATCGAACTACCTAATGAAGGCTCTAAGCTTGATTTTGAAAAAGAACTTAATGGCTTATTAGGACATTTAAGAGGACATTTGCATAATCACGATATTACTATTAATATTATTGTAAATGAGAGTTTTGAATTCAAAAGAAGTCTTAACGATCAGGATCGCTATAATAGGTTATTAGAAATAAATCCAAACATCGAACTTTTAAGAACAACATTTGGATTAGATTTACATACTTAA
- a CDS encoding Ppx/GppA phosphatase family protein → MIKIKKYGAIDIGSNAMRLLISNVVEQEGKEPQFNKSSLVRVPIRLGQDAFTVGEISQENIERMCDAMKAFNLLMKVHKVERYMAFATSAMREAYNGKEVVEIIKKKADIKIEIIDGKKEAAIIASTDLHHLLKTDQTYLFVDVGGGSTEFTLFSNGKLVTSRSFKAGTVRLLNGMVCDVVWDEIEKWIRTNTEGYEEVTLIGSGGNINKLFKMSGKQQEKPLSYIYVNSQYAFLNSLTYDQRIAELGLNPDRADVIIPATRIYLNAMKWSGARQIYVPKIGLSDGIVKAMYYGKI, encoded by the coding sequence ATGATTAAAATAAAAAAATATGGAGCAATCGATATTGGATCAAATGCCATGCGATTGTTAATTTCCAATGTTGTAGAACAAGAGGGGAAGGAACCTCAGTTTAATAAAAGCTCACTAGTACGTGTGCCAATTCGTTTAGGACAAGATGCCTTTACAGTTGGTGAAATATCTCAAGAAAATATTGAAAGAATGTGTGACGCAATGAAGGCATTCAATCTTTTAATGAAAGTACATAAAGTAGAACGTTATATGGCATTTGCAACATCAGCAATGAGAGAAGCCTATAATGGAAAAGAAGTGGTAGAAATAATCAAGAAGAAAGCAGATATAAAGATTGAAATTATCGATGGTAAAAAAGAAGCAGCTATTATTGCTTCAACAGATTTACATCATTTGTTAAAAACAGATCAAACGTATCTTTTTGTAGATGTTGGAGGTGGAAGTACAGAGTTTACACTCTTCTCAAACGGAAAATTGGTTACTTCAAGATCTTTTAAAGCAGGAACTGTGCGATTACTAAACGGAATGGTTTGCGATGTGGTATGGGATGAAATTGAAAAATGGATTAGAACTAATACAGAAGGATACGAAGAAGTTACACTTATAGGGTCAGGGGGGAATATTAATAAATTGTTCAAAATGTCGGGCAAACAGCAAGAAAAACCCTTATCGTATATTTATGTAAACTCACAATATGCTTTCTTAAATTCTCTAACATATGATCAAAGAATTGCTGAATTAGGGCTTAATCCCGATCGTGCCGATGTAATCATTCCAGCAACAAGAATATATCTTAATGCAATGAAATGGAGTGGAGCACGACAAATTTATGTTCCTAAAATTGGTCTTTCAGATGGTATTGTAAAGGCAATGTATTACGGAAAAATATAA
- a CDS encoding saccharopine dehydrogenase, translated as MMRKNILVIGGTGLVGKVILRILKGRNPNYNLFVGSRQLGNTINDLVIDVNNSKTFDCIIDNKIDLIVLCTKDSDNEILKYAIQNKLDYIDITKPTPDLTVAYDLAIANKQNVNSHIVFGSGWMGGIVGNLVDLVEPDKSKIQETNLYIYYSIKDLAGKSSANFLAENVCKPFIVYKNNKPQNVKHFLNSEKYNFSFGIGKRQVYNLDVPDLFILNQIEKIPTVSVKMTYNSKFVTSLMGYFQSLKIFNIMSLRERKLLFGGSGNGDQTIFEIVIKAQNKTRKISLQSVKGQAELTAFSTVLHIEKMLNEDLVNGIYFSHQTHSAQEIFEALNNYSTINLKIS; from the coding sequence ATGATGAGAAAAAATATTTTAGTAATAGGAGGAACAGGATTAGTTGGTAAAGTTATATTGCGCATACTTAAAGGAAGAAATCCTAACTATAACTTATTTGTTGGGAGTCGACAATTAGGGAATACAATCAATGATTTGGTTATTGATGTAAACAATTCAAAAACTTTTGACTGTATTATTGATAATAAAATTGATCTAATTGTATTGTGTACAAAAGACAGTGATAATGAAATCTTAAAGTACGCAATACAAAATAAGCTAGATTATATAGATATTACAAAACCTACTCCAGATTTAACAGTTGCATATGATCTAGCAATAGCAAACAAACAAAATGTAAATAGTCACATTGTTTTTGGCTCCGGCTGGATGGGAGGGATAGTTGGTAATCTGGTTGATTTGGTAGAACCAGATAAGAGTAAAATTCAGGAAACAAATCTTTATATTTATTATTCTATAAAAGACTTAGCAGGGAAAAGTTCAGCAAATTTTTTGGCAGAAAATGTATGTAAACCATTTATTGTCTATAAAAATAATAAACCTCAAAATGTCAAGCATTTTTTAAACTCTGAAAAATACAACTTCTCATTCGGAATTGGAAAACGTCAGGTTTATAATCTAGATGTGCCAGATTTATTTATTTTAAATCAGATAGAAAAAATACCGACTGTTTCGGTAAAAATGACCTATAATTCTAAATTTGTCACCAGTTTAATGGGCTATTTTCAATCGCTTAAGATTTTTAATATAATGTCTTTAAGAGAAAGAAAACTATTGTTTGGAGGGAGCGGAAATGGAGATCAAACTATTTTTGAAATCGTTATTAAAGCACAGAATAAGACAAGAAAAATAAGCTTACAAAGCGTTAAAGGTCAGGCTGAGCTAACAGCATTTTCTACAGTTTTACATATCGAAAAGATGCTAAATGAAGATTTAGTAAACGGAATTTATTTCAGTCATCAAACACATTCAGCACAAGAAATCTTTGAAGCATTAAATAATTACAGCACAATTAATCTTAAAATAAGCTAA
- a CDS encoding Crp/Fnr family transcriptional regulator, with product MKSIFQSLQVLPLNELDKLDGLITRKKLKKGDFLIQESQIAKDIVLIKSGALRSFYINSEGEEITNCITFENEFMAAFASFITQKPTEENIQALFDTELEVISHASIEHLYENSIHWQKTGRIIAEMQYINLEQRILSFQKLTGKERYETLFKNHPNYIQLIPLQYLASFLGVTPRHLSRIRKAIL from the coding sequence ATGAAATCAATATTTCAATCTCTTCAAGTTTTACCTCTAAACGAATTAGATAAATTAGATGGTTTAATTACTAGAAAGAAATTAAAAAAAGGAGATTTTTTAATTCAAGAATCACAAATAGCTAAAGATATTGTTTTGATAAAATCGGGTGCCTTGCGCTCATTTTATATCAATTCTGAAGGAGAAGAAATCACAAACTGTATTACATTCGAGAATGAATTTATGGCAGCTTTTGCTAGTTTTATTACCCAGAAACCAACAGAAGAAAATATTCAGGCGTTATTTGATACAGAACTCGAAGTTATAAGCCATGCTAGTATTGAGCATCTTTATGAAAATAGTATTCATTGGCAAAAAACGGGACGAATAATAGCAGAAATGCAATATATAAATTTAGAACAACGCATTTTATCTTTTCAGAAACTGACAGGAAAAGAACGTTATGAAACCCTTTTTAAAAATCACCCCAATTATATTCAGTTGATTCCGTTACAGTATTTAGCTTCTTTTTTAGGAGTTACACCAAGACACTTAAGCCGAATTCGGAAAGCAATTTTATAG
- a CDS encoding TMEM175 family protein, with amino-acid sequence MNKTRLEAFSDGVLAIILTIMVLEIKVPHEESFKDLIPLFPKFISYVLSFVYIGIYWNNHHYLLHGVTKVNAKILWANLHLLFWLSLVPVSTGWMGEHNFAKPAMALYGAILLLSAIAYVILQEIIVSSEGKNSALAKTLGKDLKGKTSVVLYVIGIISSFFNEWISGACYFIVALLWLIPDKRIENIFSSAEKAIDS; translated from the coding sequence ATGAATAAAACGAGATTAGAGGCTTTTAGTGACGGTGTTTTGGCAATTATACTGACTATTATGGTTCTGGAGATTAAAGTTCCTCATGAAGAAAGCTTTAAGGATTTAATACCTCTTTTCCCTAAATTTATAAGTTATGTCTTGAGTTTTGTCTATATAGGTATTTACTGGAATAATCATCATTATTTATTACACGGAGTAACCAAAGTCAATGCTAAAATTCTTTGGGCTAATCTGCATTTACTTTTTTGGCTTTCGCTGGTTCCTGTTTCAACTGGTTGGATGGGAGAACATAATTTTGCTAAACCAGCAATGGCATTGTATGGTGCTATATTATTGTTGTCAGCAATTGCATATGTTATATTACAAGAGATTATTGTTTCTAGCGAAGGAAAAAATTCAGCATTAGCAAAAACATTAGGGAAAGATTTAAAAGGGAAAACTTCGGTAGTTTTATATGTAATAGGAATCATTAGCTCTTTCTTTAACGAATGGATTTCAGGAGCATGTTATTTTATAGTGGCATTATTATGGTTAATTCCGGATAAAAGAATTGAAAATATTTTCAGTTCAGCTGAAAAAGCTATCGATTCGTAA
- a CDS encoding DUF4256 domain-containing protein → MKKLSAEQNRTLLDILKTRFEKNSNRHQAIEWSKVQTKLEANAEKMWSLNEMEITEGEPDVVGYDKATDEYIFYDCSAESPKGRRSICYDHEALEKRKENKPKDSAVNIATHMGIDILTEKEYRELQQLGKFDTKTSSWIVTPADIRKLGGALFADFRYNTVFVYHNGADSYYAARGFRGVLRV, encoded by the coding sequence ATGAAAAAGTTATCAGCAGAACAAAATAGAACATTACTTGATATCTTAAAAACTCGTTTTGAGAAAAACAGCAATCGTCATCAAGCAATTGAATGGTCTAAAGTACAAACAAAATTAGAAGCAAATGCCGAAAAAATGTGGTCGCTAAATGAAATGGAAATAACCGAAGGCGAGCCAGACGTTGTTGGTTATGATAAAGCTACCGATGAATATATTTTTTATGATTGTTCTGCCGAAAGCCCTAAAGGACGGAGAAGCATTTGTTACGATCATGAAGCGCTGGAAAAAAGAAAAGAAAACAAACCTAAAGATAGCGCAGTTAATATAGCAACCCATATGGGGATTGATATCTTGACCGAAAAAGAATATCGAGAGCTACAGCAACTTGGCAAATTTGATACTAAAACATCAAGCTGGATAGTAACACCAGCTGATATCAGAAAACTAGGAGGAGCACTTTTTGCTGATTTTCGTTATAATACAGTTTTTGTATATCATAACGGGGCAGATTCATATTATGCTGCCAGAGGATTCCGCGGGGTGTTAAGAGTTTAG
- a CDS encoding helix-turn-helix domain-containing protein, protein MERKVKYDYAFKLECVRLVIEKGYSSEAVSNEKSISESNIRRWVSFYRAYGTIGLLPRKNRVYSIDFKQKVLLSIDKDLLSLREARLKFNIPSDSIIIRWKRDFANFGLEGLSSKPKGRPRSMNFKRKQRKTDKPLTREEELLKELEYLRAENEILKKFNALVQAEQANQNKRLKP, encoded by the coding sequence ATGGAAAGAAAAGTCAAGTATGATTACGCATTCAAACTTGAATGTGTAAGGTTAGTTATCGAGAAAGGATACTCCAGTGAAGCGGTATCTAATGAAAAGAGTATTAGTGAGTCAAATATTCGTAGATGGGTTAGCTTTTACAGAGCATATGGAACAATCGGATTGTTACCACGGAAGAATCGTGTCTATTCCATTGATTTTAAACAAAAAGTATTACTATCAATAGATAAGGATTTATTATCACTAAGGGAAGCTCGTTTAAAATTTAACATTCCCTCAGACTCAATTATTATCAGATGGAAAAGAGATTTTGCTAACTTTGGTTTAGAGGGATTATCATCTAAACCTAAAGGAAGACCCAGATCTATGAATTTTAAGAGAAAACAGAGAAAAACAGACAAACCCTTAACTAGGGAAGAAGAACTTTTAAAGGAACTGGAGTATTTACGAGCTGAGAACGAAATTTTAAAAAAGTTCAACGCCTTAGTTCAAGCCGAACAAGCCAATCAAAACAAAAGGCTCAAACCATAA
- a CDS encoding NAD(P)H-dependent oxidoreductase gives MKNILIINGHPNPASFNFALAEAYKKGALQSDAKVETITIANLKFNPNLQFGYQRRTELEPDLLESWEKIKRADHLVWIHPVWWGGLPAITKGFIDRLFLPGMAFQYRENSVWWDKLLKDKTAHIITTLDQPGWYYRLFFGRPSVNQLKKSTLEFCGVKPVKVSYIGVIKTSNSNQKEKWLTKIYNFGLKNK, from the coding sequence ATGAAAAACATTCTCATTATCAATGGACATCCTAATCCAGCAAGTTTTAATTTTGCTTTAGCCGAAGCTTATAAAAAAGGAGCTTTGCAATCAGATGCAAAAGTAGAAACGATTACAATAGCCAATCTGAAGTTTAATCCCAATTTGCAATTCGGTTATCAAAGAAGAACCGAATTAGAGCCTGATTTATTAGAGTCGTGGGAAAAAATAAAACGAGCAGATCATTTAGTTTGGATTCATCCAGTTTGGTGGGGAGGATTGCCAGCAATTACAAAAGGATTTATTGATCGGCTTTTTTTGCCAGGAATGGCTTTCCAGTATCGTGAAAATTCGGTTTGGTGGGATAAACTCTTAAAAGACAAAACAGCTCATATTATTACTACTTTAGATCAGCCAGGTTGGTATTACAGGTTGTTTTTTGGAAGACCAAGCGTAAATCAATTAAAGAAATCTACTTTAGAATTTTGCGGTGTAAAACCAGTCAAAGTAAGTTATATTGGAGTTATAAAAACATCCAATAGTAATCAAAAAGAAAAATGGCTGACAAAAATTTATAATTTTGGACTAAAGAATAAGTAG